A window of the Nicotiana tabacum cultivar K326 unplaced genomic scaffold, ASM71507v2 Un00105, whole genome shotgun sequence genome harbors these coding sequences:
- the LOC107815073 gene encoding patatin-like protein 2 has product MKKAISSSGSLKLQPPTYGKLITILSIDGGGIRGIIPATILEYLESQLQELDGEDARLADYFDIIAGTSTGGLVTAMLTAPDKDKRPLFAAKDIKPFYLEHGPKIFPQRKSMVLFGSVLKTLKSLTGPKYNGKYLHQVIEEKLGETLLHETLTNVVIPTFDIKNLQPTIFSTFEARVKPLMDARLSNICISTSAAPTYLPAHYFQTQDKDGNFHEFNLVDGGVAANNPALVATSQVTHQIMTGNPDFFPIKPIDYGRFLVISIGTGSAKVEQKYNAKIASKWGILGWLLNGGSTPIVDVFTQASGDMVDLHISVVFQALHSEENYLRIQDDTLTGTDSSVDIATKENMDKLVEIGKTLLKKPVSRVNLQTGLSEQCKNGGTNEETLKRFAKVLSEEKRLRNSKSPHTNKTSE; this is encoded by the exons atgaagaaggcaATTTCATCATCTGGTTCTTTAAAGTTACAGCCTCCAACTTATGGTAAACTCATAACCATTCTCAGCATCGATGGAGGTGGAATTAGGGGAATAATTCCTGCCACTATTCTTGAGTATCTTGAATCTCAACTCCAG GAATTGGATGGTGAAGATGCAAGGCTTGCGGATTACTTCGATATAATTGCAGGAACAAGCACAGGTGGTCTAGTCACAGCCATGCTAACAGCTCCAGACAAAGACAAGCGTCCTTTATTTGCTGCTAAAGAcattaaacccttctatcttgaACATGGCCCTAAGATATTCCCACAGAGAAA ATCGATGGTACTGTTTGGATCAGTATTGAAAACCTTGAAATCTCTAACGGGACCAAAGTATAATGGGAAGTATCTTCACCAAGTCATAGAAGAGAAACTAGGGGAGACTCTGTTGCATGAGACATTGACTAATGTGGTCATTCCTACTTTTGATATCAAGAATCTACAGCCAACCATTTTCTCCACTTTTGAG GCCAGAGTAAAACCATTAATGGATGCTCGGCTTTCAAATATATGCATCAGCACATCAGCTGCTCCAACGTATCTTCCTGCACATTATTTCCAGACCCAAGATAAAGATGGCAACTTTCATGAGTTCAATCTTGTCGATGGTGGAGTAGCAGCTAACAATCCA GCCCTTGTTGCTACAAGCCAAGTGACCCATCAAATAATGACTGGAAACCCAGATTTCTTCCCAATCAAACCCATTGATTATGGAAGGTTTTTGGTGATATCTATAGGCACTGGATCAGCAAAAGTGGAACAGAAATATAATGCTAAAATTGCATCCAAATGGGGTATCTTGGGTTGGCTTCTTAATGGAGGTTCAACTCCAATTGTGGATGTTTTTactcaagccagtggtgatatggTTGATCTTCATATTTCTGTTGTTTTCCAAGCTCTTCATTCTGAAGAAAATTACCTTCGTATTCAG GATGACACATTAACTGGAACAGACTCCTCTGTTGACATAGCAACCAAAGAGAACATGGACAAATTGGTTGAAATAGGGAAAACTTTATTGAAGAAACCAGTTTCAAGGGTAAATTTGCAAACAGGCCTATCTGAACAATGCAAAAATGGTGGCACAAATGAAGAAACTTTGAAAAG GTTTGCGAAGGTACTTTCCGAAGAAAAAAGACTCAGGAATTCCAAGTCACCTCATACAAACAAAACCTCAGAGTAG
- the LOC142178966 gene encoding secreted RxLR effector protein 161-like, whose product MISRQKYIKELLKRFEMESSKIIVTPIATATRLDMDEPGSLVNETMYRGIIGSLLYLTTNRPNIFFSVGLCARFQSNLKESHLKATKRILRYLKETQDLVIYYPSGDNFDLIGYADTNYVGYLVDRKSTSGMVHFLDWCLISWRTRKQNLVALSTA is encoded by the coding sequence ATGATAAGTCGGCAAAAGTATATCAAAGAGCTTCTGAAGAGATTTGAGATGGAAAGTTCAAAGATCATTGTTACACCTATTGCCACTGCCACTCGCCTGgatatggatgaacctggttctctTGTAAACGAGActatgtatagaggcattattgggtcaCTTCTGTATCTCACAACCAATAGACCAAACATTTTTTTTAGTGTGGGACTCTGTGCCAGGTTTCAATCCAATCTAAAGGAGTCTCATCTGAAGGCTACAAAGAGAATTCTTAGGTATCTCAAAGAAACGCAGGACCTGGTTATCTACTATCCCTCAGGAGATAACTTTGACTTGATAGGGTATGCTGATACTAACTATGTTGGTTATTtggtggataggaaaagcacttcTGGTATGGTACATTTTCTAGATTGGTGTCTAATCTCATGGAGGACAAGAAAACAAAACTTAGTGGCCCTTTCAACTGCTTAA